In the Sphingobacterium sp. PCS056 genome, TTCTTATGTAAAACAAACAGGGCTTGAAGTGGAGCTAAAGTTAAGCGGTCCTATGGGTGGTGATGCACAAATTGCTGCTCTTGCTGCGGAAGGAAAGGTGGATGGTATCATCTTTTTTAGGGATCCACTTGGTAAACATGCTCATGAACCAGATATTCAAATGCTAATGCGGGTCTGCGATTTATATAATGTTCCACTGGCAACCAATCCAGCGACTGGAAGCCTGATCATCGAAGGGCTATTGGAAGATGAATAAGGATTTAAAAAACTTTAAATT is a window encoding:
- a CDS encoding methylglyoxal synthase, coding for MIKTIALIAHDGKKPEMVAFVKDHIEFLRKAHLVATGTTGSYVKQTGLEVELKLSGPMGGDAQIAALAAEGKVDGIIFFRDPLGKHAHEPDIQMLMRVCDLYNVPLATNPATGSLIIEGLLEDE